A genomic window from Terrisporobacter glycolicus ATCC 14880 = DSM 1288 includes:
- a CDS encoding endonuclease MutS2: MNLDTFEKLQLNEIKELVKVYCVSSLGRSLIDKLEPSGNYYVVKKKLEENKEARKVLESSNHVPLEGLFNIYPVIDKVEKGMILDVSELISCEDFLRGCRKIKLFMLDKEFYSPTLSSYALNITECESIEEEIKFSIKNNKISSEASKELKKIRRSIDICEGRIKEKLNKFLTSSTNKKYIQEFIISKRDDRFVVPIKSSFKNEVDGAVLDTSSKGSTVFIEPASISKYSLELITLKSEESIEEYKILSYLTELIYNKIREIKLNMEIVSHYDMVFAKAKFSQNNKCITPKINNHGYTKIIKGRHPLLKGNVVPLDFEIGDKYRSLIITGPNAGGKTITLKTVGILTLMTQCGFDIPTMENTEISVFEKVFVDIGDNQSIENALSTFSAHIKNIAEVMREANKNTLILFDEIGSGTDPNEGASLAIALLEEFYQMGCIMVASTHYEEIKHFANKHPHFENAGMMFNKETLEPLYKLVIGKSEDSNALFISKKMGIKDKVLQKAKIYMDNKNYDFTLVKENKILNKVVEKENLVLIEFPNFEMGDKVELLDFNDFGIVYKPIDKFNNVEVLYKDEFIKMNARRLKLQLKAKDLYPEDYDLNSLFISFEKRKLDRDIERGSKKALKKIKKEIKSNR; the protein is encoded by the coding sequence ATGAATTTAGATACATTTGAAAAATTACAATTAAATGAAATTAAGGAATTAGTAAAAGTATACTGCGTAAGTTCACTTGGAAGAAGTCTTATAGATAAATTAGAACCTAGTGGAAATTATTATGTTGTAAAAAAGAAGCTAGAGGAAAATAAAGAAGCAAGAAAAGTATTGGAAAGTAGTAATCATGTACCATTAGAAGGATTGTTTAATATATACCCTGTAATAGATAAAGTAGAGAAGGGAATGATTTTAGATGTTTCAGAACTTATTTCTTGTGAAGATTTCTTAAGAGGATGCAGAAAGATAAAATTATTTATGTTGGATAAGGAATTTTATTCACCTACATTAAGTTCTTATGCATTAAATATAACAGAATGCGAAAGCATAGAAGAAGAAATTAAATTTTCAATTAAAAATAATAAAATTTCGAGTGAAGCTAGTAAAGAATTGAAGAAAATTAGACGAAGCATAGATATATGCGAAGGTAGAATAAAGGAAAAGTTAAATAAATTTTTAACATCTTCTACTAATAAAAAGTATATACAAGAATTTATTATAAGTAAAAGAGATGATAGATTTGTAGTACCTATTAAATCATCTTTTAAAAATGAAGTTGATGGAGCAGTTTTAGATACTTCTTCAAAGGGCTCAACAGTGTTTATAGAGCCAGCATCCATAAGCAAATATTCTTTAGAGTTAATTACATTAAAAAGTGAAGAATCTATAGAAGAATATAAGATTTTATCATATCTTACAGAATTGATTTATAACAAAATTAGAGAGATTAAGTTGAATATGGAAATAGTATCTCATTATGATATGGTATTTGCTAAGGCTAAATTTAGTCAAAATAATAAATGCATTACACCAAAGATAAATAATCATGGATATACTAAGATTATTAAAGGAAGGCATCCTCTCCTAAAAGGCAATGTAGTGCCTTTGGATTTTGAAATAGGTGATAAATATAGAAGTTTAATTATAACAGGACCTAATGCAGGTGGAAAAACTATCACTTTGAAAACTGTAGGTATTTTAACCTTAATGACACAATGTGGTTTCGATATACCGACTATGGAAAATACTGAAATTAGTGTGTTTGAAAAAGTTTTTGTTGATATAGGAGACAATCAAAGTATTGAAAATGCACTTAGTACTTTTTCTGCCCATATAAAAAATATAGCGGAGGTTATGAGAGAGGCTAATAAAAATACTTTGATACTATTTGATGAAATAGGTTCTGGAACCGATCCAAATGAAGGAGCAAGTTTAGCTATTGCACTTCTTGAAGAGTTTTATCAAATGGGATGTATCATGGTAGCATCAACTCATTATGAAGAAATTAAACATTTTGCTAATAAGCATCCTCATTTTGAAAATGCAGGAATGATGTTTAATAAGGAAACATTAGAGCCATTGTACAAGCTTGTTATTGGTAAGTCAGAAGATAGCAATGCACTATTTATTTCTAAAAAAATGGGAATAAAAGATAAAGTTTTACAAAAGGCAAAAATTTATATGGACAATAAAAATTATGATTTCACTTTAGTAAAAGAAAATAAAATCTTAAATAAAGTTGTTGAAAAGGAAAATTTAGTTTTGATAGAATTTCCAAATTTTGAAATGGGAGATAAGGTAGAACTATTAGATTTTAATGATTTTGGTATAGTGTATAAGCCAATTGACAAGTTTAACAACGTGGAAGTTTTATATAAAGATGAATTTATAAAGATGAATGCTAGAAGGCTAAAATTACAACTCAAAGCTAAAGACTTATATCCTGAAGATTATGATTTAAATAGTTTGTTTATAAGCTTTGAAAAAAGAAAGCTAGATAGGGATATAGAAAGAGGATCTAAAAAAGCTTTAAAGAAAATTAAAAAGGAAATAAAAAGCAATAGATAA
- a CDS encoding sulfate/molybdate ABC transporter ATP-binding protein, translating to MSLIVDIEKDFGSFSLKVNIEQENGVLGFLGESGCGKSMTLKCISGIVKPDKGKIILNGRVFFDSEKNINIPPQERKVGYLFQNYALFPHMTVKENIEIGLANLNKEEKSKIVKEYLHKMKLEGFEKRYPYQLSGGQKQRIAFARALACNPDILILDEPFSALDYHLKSNMENELIDMINDFKGHIVYVTHDISESYRICDDIVVFNKGLAINKRSKKDLFKHPISMTEAIITGCKNISEIDIIDEKRVFAKEWGIECKLSHDVIDKAKYIGIRAHHMRIVQNNLQFSRENLFELSIVKVFESSFTYIVYVQNLENENYNAIQLEINKNIEPLKAGDKVFVKFDENCLFDFC from the coding sequence ATGTCATTAATAGTAGATATAGAAAAAGACTTTGGTTCCTTTTCTCTAAAAGTTAATATAGAACAAGAAAATGGTGTTTTAGGCTTTTTAGGAGAGTCAGGTTGTGGAAAAAGTATGACCTTGAAATGTATATCAGGTATTGTTAAGCCAGATAAAGGAAAGATAATTTTAAATGGAAGAGTATTTTTTGATTCAGAAAAAAATATAAATATTCCTCCACAAGAACGTAAAGTAGGTTATTTATTTCAAAATTATGCATTGTTCCCTCATATGACAGTAAAAGAAAATATTGAAATAGGATTAGCAAATCTTAATAAAGAGGAAAAAAGTAAAATAGTAAAAGAATATCTTCATAAAATGAAGCTAGAAGGATTTGAAAAAAGGTATCCTTACCAGTTATCAGGTGGACAAAAACAAAGAATAGCATTTGCAAGGGCTTTGGCTTGCAATCCAGATATACTTATTTTAGATGAACCATTTTCTGCATTGGATTATCATTTGAAAAGTAATATGGAAAATGAATTAATAGATATGATTAATGATTTTAAAGGTCATATTGTATATGTTACTCATGATATAAGTGAATCTTATCGTATATGTGATGATATAGTTGTATTTAACAAAGGCTTAGCTATAAATAAAAGATCTAAAAAAGATTTATTTAAACATCCGATTTCAATGACAGAAGCAATTATCACAGGTTGTAAAAATATTTCTGAAATAGATATAATTGATGAAAAAAGGGTATTTGCCAAGGAATGGGGAATAGAATGTAAATTATCTCATGATGTAATAGACAAAGCAAAATATATTGGCATCAGAGCACATCATATGAGAATAGTTCAAAATAACCTTCAATTTAGTAGAGAGAATTTGTTTGAACTTTCCATAGTAAAAGTTTTTGAAAGTTCGTTTACATATATAGTCTATGTACAGAATTTAGAAAATGAAAACTATAATGCAATACAATTAGAAATTAATAAAAATATAGAGCCATTAAAAGCTGGAGATAAAGTTTTTGTAAAGTTTGATGAAAATTGCTTATTTGATTTTTGTTAA
- the modB gene encoding molybdate ABC transporter permease subunit, with product MNAGLTPLWISIRTSLLATFITFFIGIGSAYLVANYQGKWKGLIDSLFTLPLVLPPTVLGFFLLLLFGKNGPVGKLLELMDKSIIFTWSATVIAATVVAFPMMYRSARSAFEQIDINLISAAKTLGLSNWNIFYKIAIPLAWPGIIGGLVLSFARALGEFGATLMIAGNIPGKTQTMPLAIFFEVQAMDYKGALFWVMTIVAISVVMILILNKWSDKQQEIVGKRG from the coding sequence ATGAATGCAGGATTAACACCACTTTGGATATCAATAAGGACATCTTTATTAGCAACATTCATAACATTTTTTATAGGCATAGGAAGTGCTTATTTAGTAGCCAATTATCAAGGAAAATGGAAAGGTTTAATTGATAGTTTATTTACTTTACCCCTTGTACTTCCTCCAACAGTATTAGGTTTCTTTTTGCTTCTTTTGTTTGGCAAAAATGGACCTGTGGGAAAATTACTGGAACTTATGGATAAAAGTATAATTTTTACCTGGAGTGCTACTGTTATTGCAGCAACAGTTGTTGCTTTTCCAATGATGTATAGAAGTGCAAGATCAGCTTTTGAGCAAATTGATATTAATTTAATTTCAGCAGCTAAGACATTAGGCCTTAGTAATTGGAATATTTTTTATAAAATTGCAATACCACTTGCTTGGCCAGGAATAATAGGCGGACTAGTATTATCATTTGCAAGGGCACTAGGGGAATTTGGAGCTACACTTATGATTGCAGGAAATATTCCAGGGAAAACTCAAACAATGCCTTTAGCCATATTCTTTGAAGTTCAAGCTATGGACTATAAAGGAGCCCTGTTTTGGGTAATGACTATTGTAGCTATTTCAGTAGTAATGATACTTATATTAAATAAATGGTCTGACAAGCAACAAGAAATTGTAGGGAAGAGGGGATAG
- the modA gene encoding molybdate ABC transporter substrate-binding protein, whose product MKVLKKLGIIGLVLGLTLGVIGCSSKSEDKSKEDDTTSKETVTLNISAAASLQEAMTELETKFKEVEPDVKLEVNLGSSGTLQQQIEQGAACDVFISAGEKQMKALEEKDLLLDGTNKTLLTNDLVLVSAKGKTVKDLDSIVSDGVKHIAIGDPESVPAGKYAKEVLDNTKLYNKVENKLVLAKDVKEVLSWVQQGNADVGFVYLSDTVGADKVEIVLTTDKDTHSPINYPVAVMKESKKQDKAKSFENFLLSDDGQTILEKYGFKKAN is encoded by the coding sequence ATGAAAGTATTAAAAAAATTAGGAATAATAGGTCTAGTTTTAGGTTTAACATTAGGAGTAATTGGATGTTCTAGCAAGAGTGAAGACAAAAGCAAGGAAGATGATACAACAAGTAAAGAGACAGTAACTTTAAATATATCTGCAGCAGCGTCTCTACAAGAGGCCATGACTGAATTAGAAACAAAATTTAAAGAAGTAGAGCCAGATGTAAAACTAGAAGTTAATTTAGGATCTTCTGGAACCTTACAACAACAAATAGAACAAGGCGCTGCTTGTGATGTGTTTATATCAGCAGGTGAAAAACAAATGAAAGCATTAGAAGAGAAGGATTTATTACTAGATGGAACAAATAAAACCTTATTAACGAATGATTTGGTATTAGTTTCGGCTAAAGGAAAAACAGTTAAAGATTTAGATAGCATAGTGTCTGATGGTGTAAAACATATAGCTATAGGAGATCCAGAATCAGTTCCAGCTGGTAAATATGCTAAAGAAGTTTTAGATAATACAAAGCTATATAATAAGGTAGAAAACAAGCTTGTTCTAGCTAAAGATGTAAAAGAAGTTTTATCTTGGGTACAACAAGGAAATGCTGATGTTGGATTTGTTTATTTGAGTGATACTGTAGGTGCTGATAAAGTAGAAATTGTTTTAACTACAGACAAAGACACTCATTCACCTATAAATTATCCAGTTGCTGTAATGAAAGAAAGTAAAAAACAAGACAAAGCTAAATCATTTGAGAATTTCTTATTAAGTGATGATGGACAAACTATTCTTGAAAAATACGGATTTAAAAAAGCTAATTAG
- a CDS encoding substrate-binding domain-containing protein — translation MNSSLNAMEVAQMLNITKNTVYEMIKRGELPSYKIGRKIRIDKSDVENYINSQKNTFTSNSMLSFEPTINMKPSSIKSGEIIISGQDIILDILCRMIEVKIKNIRTYRSNIGSYNGLYDMYNNKVSISSCHLWDSETNTYNTNFVKKLLPGVPCILINIAYRTQGFYVKKGNPKNIRDWNDLSRSDITMINREKGSGVRVLLDGKLHSFNISNNINGYENEETSHLSVASYVARGGADVGIGNEKVSKQVDNIEFIPLQKERYDLVIKKSDLDNPIYKSIINILSSKEFKDELEGLGGYDLKDTGKIVGQT, via the coding sequence ATGAATTCATCATTAAATGCAATGGAAGTTGCTCAAATGTTAAACATTACAAAAAATACAGTCTATGAAATGATAAAGAGAGGAGAGCTTCCCTCTTATAAGATTGGTAGAAAAATAAGAATAGATAAAAGTGATGTGGAAAATTATATAAATAGCCAAAAAAATACATTTACAAGTAATTCCATGTTATCATTTGAACCTACTATTAATATGAAACCTTCTTCTATAAAAAGTGGAGAAATTATAATTTCTGGTCAAGATATTATTTTAGATATATTATGTAGAATGATAGAAGTTAAAATAAAAAATATAAGAACATATCGTTCTAATATAGGTAGCTATAATGGATTGTACGATATGTACAATAATAAAGTTTCCATATCTTCTTGTCATCTTTGGGATAGTGAAACAAATACATATAATACTAATTTTGTAAAAAAATTATTACCAGGTGTACCTTGTATTTTAATTAATATTGCTTATAGAACACAAGGATTTTATGTTAAAAAAGGTAATCCTAAAAATATAAGAGATTGGAATGATTTAAGTAGAAGTGACATTACTATGATTAATAGAGAAAAAGGCTCTGGAGTTAGAGTTTTACTTGATGGTAAACTACATTCATTTAATATATCTAATAATATAAATGGATATGAAAATGAAGAAACATCTCATCTTAGCGTAGCTAGTTATGTTGCTAGAGGTGGAGCTGATGTGGGAATTGGTAATGAAAAAGTTTCTAAACAAGTGGATAATATTGAATTTATTCCTCTTCAAAAAGAACGTTATGACTTAGTAATAAAAAAATCCGATTTAGACAATCCTATTTATAAATCTATTATTAATATTCTATCTTCTAAAGAATTCAAAGATGAACTTGAAGGGCTTGGAGGATATGATTTAAAAGATACTGGTAAAATAGTTGGGCAAACATAA
- a CDS encoding ECF transporter S component: MQWEQGSNATNISLVDNLCENINFIEEKKKKIYIKEEKKEKRKKRSRRYYFARNRVSKRTLAKDYKLSKRTFVALFIILLAIPFTIYLAVFHGNQRENYYATSLVIVVETMIPFFMVFEDRDPQARELVVISVLAAIAVAGRGAFFMLPQFKPVAAIVIIAGVCFGGEAGFLVGAVSGIVSNFFFGQGPWTPWQMFGFGIIGFIAGVLFKKGMLKKKKLSLCLYGGISTFLIYGFLLDTASIFMFSEKNITKAGAISVYISGIPFNMVHAISTIFFLFILSKPMIEKLDRIKVKYGLIEP, from the coding sequence ATGCAATGGGAACAAGGAAGCAATGCTACAAACATTAGCTTAGTAGATAATCTATGTGAGAATATTAATTTTATAGAAGAAAAAAAGAAGAAAATATATATAAAAGAAGAAAAAAAAGAGAAAAGAAAAAAAAGAAGTAGACGTTATTATTTTGCTAGAAATAGAGTTTCAAAAAGGACTTTAGCAAAAGATTATAAATTAAGTAAAAGAACTTTTGTAGCCCTATTTATAATATTACTTGCTATACCATTTACTATATATTTAGCTGTTTTTCATGGAAATCAAAGAGAAAATTATTATGCAACCAGTCTTGTTATAGTTGTAGAAACTATGATACCATTTTTTATGGTATTTGAAGATAGGGATCCGCAGGCCAGGGAACTTGTTGTAATATCAGTGTTAGCAGCTATAGCAGTAGCTGGAAGAGGTGCCTTTTTCATGCTTCCTCAGTTTAAACCCGTTGCAGCTATAGTAATAATAGCAGGTGTTTGTTTTGGAGGAGAAGCTGGTTTTTTAGTAGGTGCTGTATCTGGGATTGTTTCTAATTTCTTTTTTGGACAAGGTCCTTGGACTCCATGGCAGATGTTTGGTTTTGGTATAATAGGATTTATAGCAGGAGTATTATTTAAAAAAGGAATGTTGAAAAAGAAAAAACTATCTTTATGTTTATATGGAGGTATTTCCACTTTTTTAATATATGGCTTTTTATTAGATACTGCATCTATATTTATGTTTTCAGAAAAAAACATAACAAAAGCAGGAGCTATATCAGTATATATAAGTGGTATACCATTTAATATGGTTCATGCCATATCAACAATATTTTTCCTGTTCATACTTAGTAAACCTATGATAGAAAAACTTGATAGAATAAAGGTAAAATACGGGTTAATTGAACCATAA
- a CDS encoding ABC transporter ATP-binding protein produces METFRIEQLAFSYPNMEKLALKNINLTIESGEFVVICGKSGCGKSTLIRHLKTVLTPYGKREGDIYFQGRLLDLVDDRTQSSQIGYVLQSPENQIVTDKVWHELAFGLESLGYDNNTIRLRVAEMANFFGIQTWFRKNVTELSGGQKQLLNLASIMAMQPSVLILDEPTSQLDPITASDFLKTIKKINEELGITIVIVEHDLEEVFNMADRIILMDEGEVIIDDNPKNVGKKVKKLIPDMFEAMPSPIKIASSLNINETPITVKEGRYFINELFVNEEVAYTRVEDDKENNNIYLDKAAIKMKDVWFKYEKNGNDIVKDLNFEVKEGEFFCIVGGNGTGKSTTVSLICGINKPYRGKVELFDKNIKEYKNKELFNNNIAILPQDPQSLFVKNTVEKDLYEMFPKLGISKKEKIGKIAKISELVEIEDLLNHHPYDLSGGEQQRVALAKVLLLEPKLLILDEPTKGLDAHFKVKFAKIINKLIENKVTVVMVSHDIEFCASYAHRCALFFDGSIVTSNTPNKFFSGNSFYTTVANRMSRQVFENAVTCEDVITLCNGNKEAMLQTLA; encoded by the coding sequence ATGGAGACATTTAGAATTGAACAATTAGCTTTTTCTTATCCTAATATGGAAAAACTAGCTTTAAAAAATATAAATTTAACTATTGAATCTGGCGAATTTGTAGTTATTTGTGGGAAGTCAGGCTGTGGGAAAAGTACATTAATAAGACATTTAAAAACAGTACTTACACCTTATGGAAAAAGAGAAGGTGATATATATTTTCAAGGTAGATTACTTGATTTAGTTGATGATAGAACTCAGTCATCACAGATAGGGTATGTATTGCAAAGTCCTGAAAATCAAATAGTAACAGATAAAGTATGGCATGAATTAGCGTTTGGACTTGAAAGTTTAGGTTATGACAACAATACTATTCGACTTAGAGTAGCTGAAATGGCCAATTTCTTTGGTATACAAACTTGGTTTAGAAAAAATGTAACCGAGTTATCAGGTGGACAGAAGCAATTATTAAATTTGGCTTCAATTATGGCAATGCAACCATCTGTATTAATTTTGGATGAACCAACTAGTCAACTAGATCCTATAACAGCTAGTGATTTTTTAAAGACCATAAAAAAAATTAATGAAGAATTGGGAATTACAATAGTAATTGTAGAACATGATTTAGAAGAAGTTTTTAATATGGCTGATAGAATAATACTTATGGATGAAGGAGAAGTAATTATTGATGATAATCCAAAGAATGTGGGTAAAAAGGTAAAGAAATTAATTCCGGATATGTTTGAGGCAATGCCATCTCCTATAAAAATAGCTTCTTCTCTAAATATAAATGAAACACCAATTACTGTAAAAGAGGGACGATATTTTATTAATGAATTATTTGTAAATGAAGAAGTGGCATATACAAGAGTAGAAGATGATAAAGAAAATAATAATATATACTTAGATAAAGCAGCAATAAAAATGAAGGATGTTTGGTTTAAATATGAGAAAAATGGCAATGACATTGTAAAAGATTTAAACTTTGAAGTTAAAGAAGGTGAGTTTTTCTGTATAGTAGGAGGAAATGGTACTGGAAAAAGTACAACAGTTTCATTAATATGTGGGATAAACAAACCTTATAGAGGTAAAGTAGAACTCTTTGACAAAAATATAAAAGAATATAAAAATAAAGAGCTATTTAATAATAATATAGCTATTCTTCCTCAAGATCCTCAATCTTTATTTGTGAAAAATACAGTAGAAAAAGATTTATATGAAATGTTTCCGAAGCTGGGAATTAGCAAAAAGGAAAAAATAGGTAAAATAGCAAAAATATCTGAATTAGTTGAAATAGAAGATTTATTAAATCACCATCCATATGACTTAAGCGGTGGAGAGCAGCAGAGAGTAGCTTTGGCAAAAGTATTGCTTTTAGAGCCTAAACTATTAATACTTGATGAGCCGACAAAGGGCTTAGATGCTCATTTTAAAGTTAAATTTGCTAAAATAATAAATAAATTAATAGAAAATAAAGTAACAGTAGTTATGGTGTCTCATGATATAGAATTTTGTGCAAGTTATGCTCATAGATGTGCTCTTTTCTTTGATGGAAGTATTGTAACTAGTAATACACCAAATAAGTTTTTCTCGGGAAATAGTTTCTACACAACTGTAGCAAATAGAATGAGTAGGCAGGTATTTGAAAATGCTGTAACATGTGAGGATGTGATAACTTTATGCAATGGGAACAAGGAAGCAATGCTACAAACATTAGCTTAG
- a CDS encoding energy-coupling factor transporter transmembrane component T, producing the protein MINSFKSYHPIVNLYYFTVVILFSMFFMHPVFLGISFITSFIYSICLNGGKAVKFNIVYMIPFLVFCAVINPAFSHAGVTILGYFSTGNPLTLESIVYGIAAATMFISMILWFSCYNAVVCSDKFIYLFGRIIPGLSLIISMVLRFVPKYKAQIKVISNSQKCIGRDVSNGNIITKALNGMKILSIMMTWALENGIETADSMKSRGYGLKGRTSFSNYRFDDRDKIVITIMIFFTIIILIGHSKGENTMIYFPAIKMVPITIFSIIDYTAYFLLCIIPVILDIKEEIKWRHLELNN; encoded by the coding sequence ATGATAAATTCTTTTAAATCTTATCATCCAATTGTAAATTTGTATTACTTTACAGTAGTAATACTATTTAGCATGTTTTTTATGCATCCTGTTTTTTTAGGAATATCTTTTATTACATCGTTTATTTACTCTATTTGTTTGAATGGAGGAAAAGCTGTAAAGTTTAATATAGTATATATGATACCATTTTTAGTATTTTGTGCAGTAATAAATCCAGCTTTTAGTCATGCAGGAGTAACTATTCTTGGATACTTTAGTACAGGAAACCCATTAACACTAGAATCTATTGTTTATGGGATAGCAGCAGCAACTATGTTTATATCAATGATTCTTTGGTTTTCTTGCTATAATGCAGTAGTATGTTCAGATAAATTTATATATCTATTTGGACGAATAATACCAGGATTATCACTTATTATATCTATGGTATTAAGATTTGTACCAAAATATAAGGCCCAAATTAAAGTGATATCTAATTCACAAAAATGTATAGGAAGAGATGTTAGTAACGGAAATATAATAACTAAGGCTCTTAATGGAATGAAAATTTTATCCATAATGATGACTTGGGCATTGGAAAATGGGATAGAAACAGCTGATTCAATGAAATCAAGGGGATATGGTCTTAAAGGAAGAACTAGTTTTTCAAATTATAGATTTGATGATAGGGATAAAATTGTAATAACTATAATGATCTTTTTCACAATAATAATTTTAATAGGTCATTCTAAGGGAGAAAATACTATGATTTATTTTCCTGCCATAAAAATGGTCCCTATTACAATATTTAGTATAATTGATTATACTGCATATTTCCTTTTATGTATTATCCCAGTGATTCTTGATATTAAGGAGGAAATAAAATGGAGACATTTAGAATTGAACAATTAG
- a CDS encoding DUF4430 domain-containing protein codes for MKQIKKIIISLFLIMVFALTGCNVVSGGEGSGASGDNSKIPDNGIVTAETFEKIKDSGEMALLEGNNKDFSYEWMFLASDIKEPKDINLKVNSVSENIDSVKEKSKSDIVYGFSFEETSSLESNTALSIIFNSKLKCSAADIYKLNSDKLEKVTTATVDFSSDKTTINFSVQDREGAFYIVGSDPKQAAIDADTDGSGSDSSNGGSSNDSKGDKAKQSLEYKKQMGINVEEGTPGEDGKDKYLTDPTPAGKPKPFEWNEGGNKVDKSKVAGYVTLSIDCKTLLKPANRKVAIENGKGDMIPSDGIIYKTKKVKFYKNETVFDVLLREVKANKIHMEFSMTPIYNSNYIEGIHNLYEFDGGELSGWMYQVNGWYPNYGCSRYKLRDGDKIKWRYTCDLGQDVGCDWMANKK; via the coding sequence ATGAAGCAGATAAAAAAAATAATAATATCATTGTTTTTGATTATGGTTTTTGCTCTTACAGGATGTAATGTAGTTAGTGGTGGTGAAGGAAGTGGCGCTTCTGGAGATAATAGCAAAATACCGGACAATGGAATAGTTACTGCAGAAACATTTGAAAAAATAAAAGATAGTGGAGAGATGGCTTTACTTGAAGGTAATAATAAAGATTTTTCTTATGAATGGATGTTTCTAGCTAGTGATATTAAAGAGCCTAAAGATATAAACTTAAAAGTTAATTCAGTAAGTGAAAATATAGATTCAGTAAAAGAAAAATCTAAATCAGATATAGTTTATGGATTTTCTTTTGAAGAAACTTCAAGCTTAGAAAGTAATACAGCTTTATCAATTATATTTAATAGTAAATTAAAATGTAGTGCAGCGGATATATATAAGTTAAACTCAGATAAGTTAGAAAAAGTAACTACAGCTACTGTAGATTTTTCATCAGATAAAACAACTATTAACTTTAGTGTACAAGATCGAGAAGGAGCATTTTATATTGTAGGAAGTGATCCAAAACAAGCAGCAATAGATGCAGATACTGATGGAAGTGGTTCAGATAGTTCAAATGGTGGAAGTAGTAATGATAGTAAGGGTGACAAAGCAAAACAAAGTTTAGAATATAAAAAGCAAATGGGAATTAATGTAGAAGAGGGAACTCCAGGAGAAGATGGAAAGGATAAATATCTAACAGATCCAACTCCAGCTGGAAAACCTAAACCATTTGAATGGAATGAAGGTGGAAATAAAGTTGACAAAAGTAAAGTGGCAGGATATGTAACTTTGTCAATAGATTGTAAGACTTTATTAAAACCAGCCAATAGAAAGGTTGCAATAGAAAATGGAAAAGGAGATATGATTCCATCAGATGGAATTATATATAAAACTAAAAAAGTTAAGTTTTACAAAAACGAAACAGTGTTCGATGTTTTATTAAGAGAAGTAAAAGCTAATAAGATTCATATGGAATTCTCTATGACTCCAATTTATAACAGTAATTATATAGAAGGTATTCATAACTTATATGAGTTTGATGGAGGAGAATTAAGTGGATGGATGTATCAAGTTAATGGATGGTACCCTAATTACGGATGTAGTAGATATAAATTAAGAGATGGTGACAAGATAAAATGGAGATATACTTGTGATTTAGGACAAGATGTTGGATGTGACTGGATGGCAAATAAAAAATGA